Proteins co-encoded in one Amaranthus tricolor cultivar Red isolate AtriRed21 chromosome 7, ASM2621246v1, whole genome shotgun sequence genomic window:
- the LOC130817401 gene encoding protein EMSY-LIKE 3-like isoform X4, which produces MDYDLSDSSGTDDDLPPPHQHRFARNARVTGNGRPAVAASTYPRMPNNDMETQIHIIEQEAYCAVLRAFKAQSDALTWEKESLITELRKELRVSVEEHRDSLSKVNSDDMIKKIRDWRQSNGHQQGMLSSFPPVHESVPSPTVSASRKKQKTGQSVSALSGGGALSSANGMHPSLQPSSSNLKRGPLPGSRGKKAKASMPYPSPAVAGRPQVNSHSASGTFGANEPDKAQKIDQLIGKRVWTRWPYDNSFYEALITDYKEGLHALVYDMNTEREAWEWVNLKELEKMLGSCS; this is translated from the exons ATGGATTATGATCTTTCTGACAGTAGTG gAACGGATGATGATCTTCCGCCACCTCATCAACATAGATTTGCTAGAAATGCACGTGTAACTGGGAATGGAAGACCTGCAGTTGCCGCCTCTACATATCCAAGGATGCCCAATAATGACATGGAAACACAAATTCATATTATTGAGCAAGAAGCATACTGTGCTGTGTTGCGAGCCTTCAAGGCCCAGTCTGACGCCCTTACTTGG GAAAAGGAAAGTTTGATAACAGAACTTAGGAAAGAGCTGAGAGTGTCAGTTGAGGAACACAGGGATTCTCTTTCAAAGGTCAATAGTGATGATATGATCAAAAAAATAAG AGATTGGAGACAGTCTAATGGGCACCAACAAGGCATGCTGAGCTCTTTTCCTCCTGTTCATGAATCTGTTCCTAGTCCTACTGTTTCAGCCTCACGTAAGAAACAGAAAACAGGCCAGTCAGTGTCAGCACTCTCTGGTGGTGGTGCACTTTCTTCAGCAAATGGCATGCATCCATCCTTGCAGCCATCTTCATCAAACTTGAAACGTGGCCCTCTTCCAGGATCGCGAGGCAAGAAGGCAAAAGCA TCTATGCCATATCCTTCCCCTGCTGTTGCAGGAAGGCCACAGGTTAACAGTCATAGTGCTTCTGGTACTTTCGGAGCTAATGAGCCTGACAAAGCTCAAAAGATCGATCAGCTTATCGGAAAGAGAGTATGGACAAGGTGGCCGTATGATAACAGTTTCTACGAGGCATTGATAACAGATTACAAAGAG GGTCTACATGCTTTAGTCTATGATATGAATACAGAAAGGGAAGCTTGGGAGTGGGTCAATCTCAAAGAG